In Nicotiana tabacum cultivar K326 chromosome 11, ASM71507v2, whole genome shotgun sequence, a single window of DNA contains:
- the LOC142166040 gene encoding protein ACCELERATED CELL DEATH 6-like, with protein sequence MADAVKNEIMSAAQIHLVVATLLITVTFAAGFTLPGGFDSDPNSPNKGMAILIRKTAFRAFVVSDVIAFMCSAGAVFTYFAMADYNRVTVQDSVLEKLYDVAGLLQHLALISVVIAFVTGMYATLAHSLGLAITVVVIGCISFFVYLWVFFKIALS encoded by the coding sequence ATGGCTGATGCAGTAAAAAACGAAATTATGTCGGCAGCACAAATACATCTAGTTGTGGCCACTCTACTAATTACAGTCACGTTTGCAGCTGGTTTCACATTGCCAGGAGGTTTTGACAGCGATCCAAATAGCCCTAATAAAGGGATGGCGATTCTAATAAGGAAAACAGCATTTCGTGCATTTGTTGTTTCTGATGTCATCGCCTTTATGTGCTCTGCTGGTGCTGTATTCACCTACTTCGCCATGGCAGATTATAATAGAGTAACTGTACAGGATAGTGTTCTAGAAAAACTCTATGATGTCGCAGGTTTATTACAACATCTGGCATTGATATCAGTTGTAATTGCATTTGTAACAGGTATGTATGCTACTTTAGCACATTCACTTGGTCTCGCCATTACTGTCGTAGTCATTGGTTGCATCTCTTTCTTTGTGTACTTGTGGGTATTTTTTAAAATAGCACTTTCATGA